Sequence from the Xenorhabdus nematophila ATCC 19061 genome:
CAGGGCCGAAGATCTCTTCTTTATAGATTTTCATCTCCGGCGTGACATAATCAAACAGTGTCGGCCCGACAAAATAGCCGTTTTCATAACCAGTAACCTGATATCCGCGCCCGTCCACCCGCAATTTAGCCCCCTGCTCCACACCACTTCGAATGTAGTCACAGATTTTCGCCTTATGTTGCTCGGAAGTTACCGGCCCCATATCGTTTTCTTTTCCTGTGGAAATCCCTGCGCCCACTGACATTTTACTAATCTGCTGCTGGAGTTTTGCTACCAGTTCATCGGCGATCTCATCCCCAACCGCCAGCACAACAGATAATGCCATACAGCGTTCCCCTGCCGCGCCGAAAGCGGCACCTGCAATGGCATTCACTGCCATATCCATATCCGCATCCGGCATCAAAATACTGTGATTCTTCGCTCCGCCCAATGCCTGACAACGCTTTCCATGCGCTGAAGCCGTACTATAAACATATTCCGCAACCGGTGTTGAACCGACAAAACTCACCGCCTGAACATGCGGATCGGTTAGTAATACATCAACGGCTTCTTTATCTCCTTGCACAACATTAAAAACACCATCCGGCAAACCTGCCTGCTGTAATAATCTCGCCAGTTCAACCGAGAGAGAGGGATCTTTTTCAGAGGGTTTCAGTACAAAAGTATTTCCTGTCGCTAACGCGATCGGGAACATCCACATGGGGACCATTGCCGGAAAGTTAAATGGTGTGATGCCAACACACACACCCAACGGTTGCATCAGTGAGTGACTATCAACACCGGTTCCCACATTCGCCGAGTGTTCTCCTTTTTGTAAATGAGGAATACCACAGGCAAATTCGACAACCTCAAGACCACGCGTCAATTCCCCTATTGCATCAGAATAAACTTTCCCGTGTTCTTCAGAAATCAGACGTGCCAGTCTGTCGCGATTTTCTTCAAGCAATGACTTGAACCTGAACATAATACGGGCACGTTTCAACGGTGAAGTCTTAGACCACGCTTCAAAAGCCAGATGAGAAGATTGGATGGCGCACTGTGTTTCATCTGCTGTGCCCAGGGCAACCTGCCGAATCTCTTGCCCGGTGGCCGGATTAAAGATAGATACAATACGATTACTTTGACTATCAATAAGTTGTCCGCCAATAAAATGTCTAATCTGTTCCATTCTGAGCCTCTCTCAAAATACAATGACGGTTGAATCATTAAGCGTTAAATCGTGATGTTACAGATATATGAAATATAAGTTTCATTTTCAATGAAAACTGAAATAGTTTTTAATTAATGTGATCAACACGCTATTTTTATACAATTATGTTCATTACACAGTGGCAACTTGTGAGCACCTTCGCCTGTATCAAGCATCATTGCCCGGTAATGTATGAATTATCCGTTTCATTATAATTTCTTATGGAGGCATTATGCCGGCTGCATCTAATCTGCATGAACTGCAAGAACAAGTACGTTCGCGTTATGGGGAATTAAGTAAAAGATTACAGCAAGTTGCAAGATATGTTCTGGATAATACGAACAGTGTCGCATTTGATACTGTCGCTGTTATCGCCAAAGAGGCCAATGTTCCGCCTTCCACATTAATCCGTTTTGCTAATGCCTTTAATTTCAGTGGCTTTAATGAAATGAAACAGTTGTTTCGCATGAATCTGGTGGAAGAGACAGCCAGCTATACTGACCGGGCGCAGCTGTTTAAAGAACTGGATAAAGAACATCACATTCCTGAGGAGCCACAGCATATTTTACAGGAATTTGCCCATTCCAATGCTCAGGCGATGCAACAGCTTGCAGCGCGAACCTCGGCAGAGGATTTACATCAGGCCGTGAATTTGCTGGCAAATGCACGCAATATTTACATTATCGGGCTACGCCGTTCTTTCAGTGTCGCGTCGTACCTTGCTTATGCCCTCAGTCACCTGGAATGCCGCCCTATGCTGATCGATGGTTTAGGGGGCATGTTCCGCGAACAGATGAATATGATTGGTTCAGATGATGTCGTGGTTTCGATCAGTTTTACCCCGTATGCGGAAGAGACTGTGATGGTGAGCGAAAAAGCCACAAAAACAGGGGCACAACAAATTGTCATTACCGATAGTCAAATTAGTCCATTGGCCAGTTTCAGTGATGTCTGTTTTGTGGTGAAGGAAGCACAGGTTGACGCATTTCGCTCTCAGTCCGCAACATTATGTTTGGTGCAATCATTAACTGTGGCTTTGGCTTATCGGCAAGGAAATACCCATTGATGGCATAACGCCTATTCGCTCAGAACTTAGCTTTTTTGCTTTTGAGCGAATTATTTTACTGCCATGACTATTTTAAATATTTTATTACTCATGTATTATTTAACAATAACATTTACACCAAGTTTAATTAAATAACGTTTCAAATATTATTCAGTTTAAACAGCTATTATTTTGTTTCCTCTTAATATTTATCATTATCGCCTAATTGGCTGAATGATTATTTTTACCATTAATTCTTTGCCATTGTTTTTTTGATAAATAACAAATATTAATATTTAACAACACCCTTTCAAATATCGATAAAGTTGCATAAAAAGCAATTTGCATTATTGGCAATGTACTCATTATAAAAAATTCGCCACGATGAGTTTCGATATAAGCCTATATATACCAATCTAACCTGAAGATGCAGGTTTTAAAATCTGAAAATGGTCAGTCAGTCGGGTCGTGAGTTCTTTCGCTTTTTCTGGCAACATGACATGGAAAAAGTGACGCAGGGTT
This genomic interval carries:
- a CDS encoding CoA-acylating methylmalonate-semialdehyde dehydrogenase; this translates as MEQIRHFIGGQLIDSQSNRIVSIFNPATGQEIRQVALGTADETQCAIQSSHLAFEAWSKTSPLKRARIMFRFKSLLEENRDRLARLISEEHGKVYSDAIGELTRGLEVVEFACGIPHLQKGEHSANVGTGVDSHSLMQPLGVCVGITPFNFPAMVPMWMFPIALATGNTFVLKPSEKDPSLSVELARLLQQAGLPDGVFNVVQGDKEAVDVLLTDPHVQAVSFVGSTPVAEYVYSTASAHGKRCQALGGAKNHSILMPDADMDMAVNAIAGAAFGAAGERCMALSVVLAVGDEIADELVAKLQQQISKMSVGAGISTGKENDMGPVTSEQHKAKICDYIRSGVEQGAKLRVDGRGYQVTGYENGYFVGPTLFDYVTPEMKIYKEEIFGPVLVIVRVADYDTALKLVNRHEYGNGAAIFTRDGETARQFSEDVQAGMVGINIPIPVPMAFHSFGGWKRSIFGPLNVHGNDGVRFYTRMKTVSSRWPASVRLQHHDSHFVMPTME
- a CDS encoding MurR/RpiR family transcriptional regulator, whose translation is MPAASNLHELQEQVRSRYGELSKRLQQVARYVLDNTNSVAFDTVAVIAKEANVPPSTLIRFANAFNFSGFNEMKQLFRMNLVEETASYTDRAQLFKELDKEHHIPEEPQHILQEFAHSNAQAMQQLAARTSAEDLHQAVNLLANARNIYIIGLRRSFSVASYLAYALSHLECRPMLIDGLGGMFREQMNMIGSDDVVVSISFTPYAEETVMVSEKATKTGAQQIVITDSQISPLASFSDVCFVVKEAQVDAFRSQSATLCLVQSLTVALAYRQGNTH